The following proteins are encoded in a genomic region of Oncorhynchus masou masou isolate Uvic2021 chromosome 32, UVic_Omas_1.1, whole genome shotgun sequence:
- the LOC135525599 gene encoding mRNA decay activator protein ZFP36L1-like, whose product MTTAVVSPFYDFSEVMNKNDKMLNYNNNLLSAPHHPISTNIPMSITNPTGALLDRKAVGTPSLGCGLSVYKRRHSVTLPNHDPSSKFNQNQFLNSLKTIDHSSCSISSGFIGSGSSSKENRMRDRSFSETGERLLHQCLGPASPTSLGAQSQQQSQVNSSRYKTELCRPFEENGACKYGDKCQFAHGFHELRSLSRHPKYKTELCRTFHTIGFCPYGPRCHFIHNAEERRGPPPSPSSCSSYSPLSSSKLERPRLQHSYSFAGFPSSGGLRGGDSPTSVTPPPMFSPDEMPEWPSSNLFTYSSQELANLFGPSLGSGGPVGTDPKGPAPPSQNNTPYFFRPMSESPTQMFASPSSPPQDSLSDQEGYQSSSGGSLSGSESPSLDANRRLPIFSRLSISDD is encoded by the exons ATGACCACCGCAGTGGTTTCGCCTTTCTACGACTTCAGCGAAGTAATGAACAAG AACGACAAGATGCTGAATTACAACAACAACTTACTGAGCGCCCCCCATCATCCGATATCCACCAACATCCCCATGTCAATCACCAACCCCACCGGAGCCCTGCTGGACAGGAAGGCTGTGGGGACCCCCTCGCTGGGCTGCGGGCTGTCCGTCTACAAGAGACGGCACTCTGTCACCCTCCCCAACCATGACCCCAGCTCCAAGTTCAACCAGAACCAGTTCCTTAACAGCCTGAAGACCATAGACCACTCCTCCTGCTCCATCTCCTCAGGGTTTATTGGAAGTGGTAGCAGCAGCAAGGAGAATCGCATGAGGGACCGCTCTTTCTCCGAGACGGGTGAGCGGCTCCTACACCAATGCCTGGGGCCTGCTAGTCCTACCAGCCTAGGAGCCCAGAGCCAGCAGCAGAGCCAGGTCAACTCCAGTCGCTACAAGACGGAGCTGTGCCGGCCGTTTGAGGAGAACGGAGCCTGTAAGTACGGCGACAAGTGTCAGTTCGCCCATGGCTTCCACGAGCTGCGTTCTCTCAGCCGCCACCCTAAATACAAAACCGAGCTGTGTCGTACCTTCCACACAATCGGATTCTGCCCCTATGGTCCTCGCTGTCACTTTATCCACAATGCAGAGGAGCGCcgtggaccccctccctccccctcatcctgctcctcctactctcctctctcctccagtaaGTTGGAGCGTCCTCGTCTGCAGCACAGCTACAGCTTCGCAGGGTTCCCCAGCTCTGGGGGCCTGAGAGGAGGGGACAGCCCAACCTCCGTCACCCCTCCACCTATGTTCTCCCCGGACGAGATGCCTGAGTGGCCGAGCTCCAACCTCTTCACGTACTCCAGTCAGGAGCTGGCCAATCTGTTCGGCCCCAGCCTTGGATCCGGAGGCCCCGTGGGGACTGATCCCAAAGGCCCTGCACCCCCTTCCCAGAACAACACCCCCTACTTCTTCAGGCCCATGTCGGAGTCCCCCACCCAGATGTTTGCATCTCCGTCCAGCCCGCCCCAGGATTCTCTGTCTGACCAGGAGGGGTACCAGAGCAGCTCGGGGGGCAGTCTCAGTGGGTCAGAATCCCCCAGCCTGGATGCCAACAGACGCCTCCCAATCTTCAGCCGCCTCTCCATCTCTGACGACTAG